A genomic stretch from Streptomyces venezuelae ATCC 10712 includes:
- a CDS encoding C40 family peptidase, whose product MAAHRKPKQSPLGGQAGRTAATLALASAATATLFEGSGHAEPRPTTAQVKEKVDRLYEEAEVATERYNGAKEKADEARAAFERLRDEAARRTQRLNTARDGLGAMAAAQYRAGGLDPAVRLALTSNPDQYLERAALAARAGDRQAAAVSAVRRELAAIGQLRAESTKRLDALRAHESELRTQKAAVLGKLQAARTLLARLTAEERARYEAAEAGRDGSGRPAGHGTATGTNASGGSAPARADRSSGGERGPVTAPNARAAQAISFARAQLGKPYVWGATGPSAYDCSGLTQAAWRAAGVSLPRTTYTQINAGPRVSRSQLAPGDLVFFYSGISHVGLYIGGGQMIHAPRPGAPVRIAPIDEMPFAGATRVG is encoded by the coding sequence GTGGCAGCACACCGAAAACCCAAGCAGTCTCCCCTCGGTGGTCAGGCGGGCCGCACCGCCGCCACCCTCGCGCTCGCCTCCGCCGCGACCGCGACGCTCTTCGAGGGGTCAGGACACGCGGAACCCCGGCCGACCACCGCCCAGGTCAAGGAGAAGGTCGACCGGCTCTACGAAGAGGCCGAGGTCGCCACCGAGCGGTACAACGGGGCGAAGGAGAAGGCCGACGAGGCCCGCGCCGCGTTCGAGCGGCTGCGCGACGAGGCCGCCCGCAGGACCCAGCGGCTCAACACCGCACGCGACGGACTCGGGGCCATGGCCGCCGCCCAGTACCGCGCGGGAGGCCTCGACCCGGCCGTACGGCTCGCCCTCACCTCCAACCCCGACCAGTACCTGGAGCGGGCCGCGCTCGCCGCGCGGGCCGGGGACCGGCAGGCCGCCGCCGTGAGCGCCGTACGCCGGGAACTCGCCGCGATCGGCCAGCTGCGTGCCGAGTCGACGAAGCGCCTGGACGCCCTGCGCGCCCACGAGTCGGAGCTGCGGACACAGAAGGCCGCCGTCCTCGGCAAGCTCCAGGCCGCGAGGACCTTGCTCGCCCGGCTGACCGCCGAGGAACGGGCCCGCTACGAGGCCGCCGAGGCGGGCCGCGACGGCTCCGGCAGGCCGGCCGGACACGGCACCGCGACCGGGACGAACGCCTCCGGCGGCTCGGCCCCGGCCCGGGCCGACCGTTCCTCAGGCGGCGAGCGCGGACCGGTGACCGCCCCGAACGCCCGGGCCGCCCAGGCCATCTCCTTCGCCCGCGCCCAGCTCGGCAAGCCGTACGTCTGGGGCGCGACGGGCCCCTCCGCCTACGACTGCTCCGGCCTCACCCAGGCGGCCTGGCGCGCGGCCGGCGTCTCGCTGCCCCGCACCACGTACACCCAGATCAACGCCGGTCCACGGGTCTCCCGCTCCCAGCTCGCCCCCGGCGACCTGGTCTTCTTCTACTCCGGGATCAGCCACGTCGGGCTCTACATCGGCGGCGGCCAGATGATCCACGCGCCCCGCCCCGGCGCCCCGGTGCGGATCGCCCCCATCGACGAGATGCCCTTCGCGGGAGCGACCCGGGTCGGCTGA
- the pcrA gene encoding DNA helicase PcrA — MSSLFDDSFLAGLQNHSSEEPPPHPEDDEHGAPAVEDVPHDLFGEHFDVPPPAREAYYRDGAHRPAVDPAALLEGLNEQQRAAVVHTDTPLLIVAGAGSGKTRVLTHRIAHLLGTRHVHPGQILAITFTNKAAGEMKERVEQLVGPRANAMWVMTFHSACVRILRRESKKLGFTSSFSIYDAADSKRLMSLVCRDLDLDPKKFPPKSFSAKISNLKNELIDEESFADQAVDGFEKTLAEAYRMYQARLREANALDFDDIIMTTVHLLQAFPDVAEHYRRRFRHVLVDEYQDTNHAQYTLVRELVGTGYEDLGPAELCVVGDADQSIYAFRGATIRNILQFEEDYPDATTILLEQNYRSTQTILSAANAVIERNESRRPKNLWTNAGAGSQITGYVADTEHDEAQFVADEIDRLTDAGEAKAGDVAVFYRTNAQSRVFEEIFIRVGLPYKVVGGVRFYERKEVRDVLAYLRVLANPEDNVPLRRILNVPKRGIGERAEAMIDALSLREKITFPQALKRVDEAYGMAARSANAVKRFNALMDELRTVVESGAGPAVVLEAVLERTGYLAELQASTDPQDETRIENLQELAAVALEFEQERGEEPATLAEFLEKVALVADSDQIPDEDEEGRGVITLMTLHTAKGLEFPVVFLTGMEDGVFPHMRALGQAKELEEERRLAYVGITRARERLYLTRSSMRSAWGQPSYNPASRFLEEIPPAYLEWKRTGPMVKPAGPTSGITSSLSSSRSRSGPSGFATRRAGEKPVISLQVGDRVTHDQFGLGTVMTVTGAGADAQATIDFGDEKPKRLLLRYAPVEKL, encoded by the coding sequence ATGAGCAGCCTCTTTGACGACAGCTTCCTGGCCGGCCTCCAGAACCACTCCTCGGAGGAGCCCCCGCCCCACCCCGAGGACGACGAGCACGGCGCCCCGGCCGTGGAGGACGTCCCGCACGACCTCTTCGGGGAGCACTTCGACGTGCCCCCGCCCGCCCGGGAGGCGTACTACCGCGACGGGGCCCACCGCCCCGCCGTGGACCCCGCCGCGCTCCTCGAGGGGCTGAACGAGCAGCAGCGCGCGGCCGTCGTCCACACCGACACCCCGCTGCTCATCGTCGCGGGCGCCGGCTCCGGCAAGACCCGGGTGCTCACCCACCGCATCGCCCATCTCCTCGGCACGCGGCACGTGCACCCCGGCCAGATACTGGCGATCACCTTCACGAACAAGGCCGCCGGCGAGATGAAGGAGCGCGTCGAGCAGCTCGTCGGCCCGCGGGCCAACGCGATGTGGGTGATGACCTTCCACAGCGCCTGCGTCCGCATCCTGCGCCGCGAGTCGAAGAAGCTCGGCTTCACCTCGTCCTTCTCGATCTACGACGCGGCCGACTCCAAGCGGCTGATGTCCCTGGTCTGCCGTGACCTGGACCTCGACCCGAAGAAGTTCCCGCCGAAGTCCTTCAGCGCCAAGATCTCGAACCTGAAGAACGAGCTGATCGACGAGGAGTCCTTCGCCGACCAGGCCGTCGACGGCTTCGAGAAGACGCTCGCCGAGGCGTACCGGATGTACCAGGCGCGGCTGCGCGAGGCCAACGCCCTGGACTTCGACGACATCATCATGACGACGGTCCACCTGCTCCAGGCGTTCCCCGACGTCGCCGAGCACTACCGCCGCCGCTTCCGCCACGTCCTCGTCGACGAGTACCAGGACACCAACCACGCCCAGTACACCCTCGTCCGGGAGCTCGTCGGCACCGGCTACGAGGACCTCGGCCCGGCCGAGCTGTGCGTCGTCGGTGACGCCGACCAGTCGATCTACGCCTTCCGCGGCGCGACCATCCGCAACATCCTCCAGTTCGAGGAGGACTACCCGGACGCGACGACGATCCTCCTGGAGCAGAACTACCGCTCCACGCAGACGATCCTCTCCGCCGCGAACGCCGTCATCGAGCGCAACGAGTCCCGCCGCCCCAAGAACCTGTGGACGAACGCGGGCGCGGGCTCGCAGATCACCGGCTACGTCGCGGACACCGAGCACGACGAGGCGCAGTTCGTCGCCGACGAGATCGACCGGCTCACCGACGCGGGCGAGGCCAAGGCCGGGGACGTCGCCGTCTTCTACCGGACCAACGCCCAGTCCCGCGTCTTCGAAGAGATCTTCATCCGCGTCGGACTGCCCTACAAGGTCGTCGGCGGCGTGCGCTTCTACGAGCGCAAGGAGGTCCGGGACGTCCTCGCGTACCTGCGCGTCCTCGCCAACCCCGAGGACAACGTCCCGCTCCGCCGCATCCTCAACGTCCCCAAGCGGGGCATCGGCGAGCGCGCCGAGGCCATGATCGACGCCCTCTCGCTGCGCGAGAAGATCACCTTCCCGCAGGCCCTCAAGCGGGTCGACGAGGCGTACGGCATGGCCGCGCGCTCGGCGAACGCCGTGAAGCGCTTCAACGCGCTGATGGACGAGCTGCGCACCGTCGTCGAGTCCGGCGCCGGGCCCGCCGTCGTCCTGGAGGCCGTCCTGGAGCGCACGGGCTATCTGGCCGAGCTCCAGGCCTCGACCGACCCGCAGGACGAGACCCGGATCGAGAACCTCCAGGAACTCGCCGCCGTGGCCCTGGAGTTCGAGCAGGAGCGGGGCGAGGAGCCCGCCACCCTCGCCGAGTTCCTGGAGAAGGTCGCGCTCGTCGCCGACTCGGACCAGATCCCGGACGAGGACGAGGAGGGCCGTGGCGTCATCACGCTGATGACCCTGCACACCGCCAAGGGCCTCGAGTTCCCCGTCGTGTTCCTGACCGGCATGGAGGACGGCGTCTTCCCGCACATGCGGGCCCTCGGTCAGGCGAAGGAGCTGGAGGAGGAGCGGCGCCTCGCGTACGTGGGCATCACGCGCGCCCGCGAGCGGCTCTACCTGACGCGTTCGTCGATGCGCAGCGCCTGGGGCCAGCCCTCGTACAACCCGGCCTCGCGTTTCCTGGAGGAGATCCCGCCCGCGTACCTGGAGTGGAAGCGGACCGGTCCGATGGTGAAGCCCGCCGGGCCGACCTCGGGGATCACCTCCTCGCTCTCGTCCTCCCGCTCGCGCTCCGGCCCCTCGGGCTTCGCGACCCGGCGTGCCGGGGAGAAGCCGGTGATCTCGCTCCAGGTCGGCGACCGGGTCACGCACGACCAGTTCGGGCTCGGCACGGTCATGACGGTGACCGGCGCGGGTGCGGACGCCCAGGCGACGATCGACTTCGGCGACGAGAAGCCGAAGCGGCTGCTGCTGCGGTACGCGCCGGTCGAGAAGCTGTAG
- a CDS encoding M23 family metallopeptidase, with translation MVNDQHPHAGYVGDGAHTTGSFATDPLFGAYADGQTDHSGQWDLGGYDATGTYGTTGQYDTTQYDTTGQYDTTGQYATTTAQYETPAAYDTTGQWDTTGQWNTTGTYATTTGTYDTTGQYDTSAAQYGATASYDTTGQWDASAWTEAQHTGQYETVHSGAYAAQGAYGHESYDATGQWAAPAFATDTGAYDATAWNQAAPEAEPVVPHQYTPGAEHTAEFAFEYVPGAEADAAETHPDLEAHDAADQDEHTAHDAVDEDLAGDHEGYDGYDESADPYDGHDDQPAVEVRTDSPVAGRPVRRSSGGSRGRRRTPAKRSALLTVAVPSACVMGVAGIAAASVGGLTGGAEAGQKDDTTALAAADPASVKQVAANNALDTQLAALSEDARDFGDRASRTQERIDLKARQAADKKKREEEAARKEALRPKYMLPVKLHQLSARFGQSGVNWMSVHTGIDFPVRTGTPVMAATDGTVRTQINSAYGNMVIVTAPDGTETWYCHLSSAKIRSGQVKAGDVIAYSGDTGNSTGPHLHFEVRPGGGYAIDPLAWLRSHGLDPTS, from the coding sequence TTGGTGAACGACCAGCACCCCCACGCCGGGTACGTCGGAGACGGCGCCCACACCACCGGCAGCTTCGCCACCGACCCGCTCTTCGGCGCCTACGCCGACGGTCAGACGGACCACAGCGGCCAGTGGGACCTCGGCGGGTACGACGCCACCGGCACGTACGGCACGACGGGGCAGTACGACACCACGCAGTACGACACGACCGGGCAGTACGACACCACGGGCCAGTACGCCACCACCACCGCGCAGTACGAGACCCCCGCGGCGTACGACACGACCGGTCAGTGGGACACCACCGGGCAGTGGAACACCACCGGCACGTACGCGACCACGACCGGCACGTACGACACCACCGGCCAGTACGACACCTCCGCCGCGCAGTACGGCGCCACCGCCTCGTACGACACGACCGGCCAGTGGGACGCCTCCGCCTGGACCGAGGCCCAGCACACCGGCCAGTACGAGACCGTCCACTCCGGCGCCTACGCCGCGCAGGGCGCGTACGGCCACGAGTCCTACGACGCCACCGGCCAGTGGGCCGCCCCCGCCTTCGCGACCGACACCGGCGCCTACGACGCCACCGCGTGGAACCAGGCTGCCCCCGAGGCCGAGCCGGTCGTCCCCCACCAGTACACCCCGGGCGCCGAGCACACGGCGGAGTTCGCGTTCGAGTACGTCCCCGGCGCCGAGGCCGACGCGGCCGAGACCCACCCGGACCTCGAAGCCCACGACGCCGCCGACCAGGACGAGCACACCGCCCACGACGCCGTCGACGAAGACCTCGCCGGCGACCACGAGGGCTACGACGGCTACGACGAGAGCGCCGACCCCTACGACGGCCACGACGACCAGCCCGCCGTCGAGGTCCGTACGGACTCCCCCGTGGCCGGCCGCCCCGTGCGCCGCTCCTCCGGCGGCAGCCGCGGCCGCCGCCGTACCCCCGCCAAGCGGTCCGCGCTGCTGACCGTCGCCGTCCCCTCCGCCTGCGTCATGGGTGTCGCGGGCATCGCCGCCGCCTCCGTCGGCGGACTCACCGGCGGCGCCGAGGCCGGACAGAAGGACGACACGACCGCGCTCGCCGCCGCCGACCCCGCCTCCGTCAAGCAGGTCGCCGCCAACAACGCGCTCGACACCCAGCTCGCCGCGCTCAGCGAAGACGCCCGCGACTTCGGCGACCGCGCCAGCCGCACCCAGGAGCGCATCGACCTCAAGGCCCGCCAGGCGGCCGACAAGAAGAAGCGCGAGGAGGAGGCGGCCCGCAAGGAGGCGCTGCGTCCCAAGTACATGCTGCCGGTGAAGCTCCACCAGCTCAGCGCGCGCTTCGGCCAGTCCGGCGTCAACTGGATGTCCGTGCACACCGGCATCGACTTCCCCGTGCGGACCGGCACCCCCGTGATGGCCGCGACCGACGGCACCGTCCGCACCCAGATCAACAGCGCCTACGGCAACATGGTCATCGTGACCGCCCCCGACGGCACCGAGACCTGGTACTGCCACCTCAGCAGCGCCAAGATCCGCTCCGGCCAGGTGAAGGCCGGCGACGTCATCGCGTACTCCGGCGACACCGGCAACTCCACCGGCCCGCACCTCCACTTCGAGGTCCGGCCGGGCGGCGGCTACGCGATCGACCCGCTGGCCTGGCTGCGCAGCCACGGGCTCGACCCCACCAGCTGA